The nucleotide sequence ACCGCATTTTGACCGCCCGACCGGCGGATTCCTCGACGATAGACTGCGAGAAGGTCCGTTCCCCCATACTTCGGCCGTTCTGTTCCAGATCCCGGAGATAGATCTCGAAACCCTCCTGTTCCGCTCTGCCCCTGGCTAGTGCGGTGATGAAATGCCGGAAAGAACCGCGCCAGGTTCGAGCCCGGTTCTCCTGCCATTGTTCCGCTTCCCTGGCACTCTCCGGAATCAATGGCTCGAATCTCGGGTAGATCTGGTAGAATCCCTCCAGTCCTCCCCAGTGGAAAGAGTCGAGGACAATATCAAGGTGATATCCGAGAGCGCGGTTAGTGATGTGCAGAGTGCTGTCGCAATATGCGATCAATTGACTCTGGAGGGCATCGCTTTCGAAGCGGAGAACCTCCGGATTGTCGATCAGGCAGTGGCTTGCGTTGCGGGTTTCTCCAAGGAAGGCTTTCTTGAATCGGGAGAGTTGCGCTTGCCACTGACGGGGTACCGTGGCGGTCACCGTGACTTCGCCCACCTCGATTGGTTTTTGTTGCAGGCGTATCACCCAGGTGCGATCTGAATCGGCAGGGAGTTCGATGTCGATCACATAGCGATGATACCCGACACGATTGGCCACCAGCTGGTAGCGTCCGTCCGGAATCTCGCGCAAGCTAAATTTCCCGTTGAGATCGGTCACGCAGCCCATGGTAGTATTGGCGAGGAAGACGTTGCAATGCGGCAGCGGTTCTTCAGAGGCGGCATCGGTGATAGAGCCCGATAGACGGTTCATCCTACCCGGATCCACGGCTTCCACTACGGTTACCAGAACCAGGGCGATCAGGGTCCACACTGACCAAACGAGGGATCTCCGGCGGACTAGCCGCCGTGGGATTCCAACTATTCGGTATTTTTGCTGCATGCTTAATATACGACGAAGCGGGCTTCCCTGCAACAGGTTATTCACCGGGGTGTCTTGAAATCTATCTTCCATCTTGTGCCCAACGCCGGCGATACCAACTACGCTGTATCTTTTCCAGGATGCCGTAATACAATGATGCCGGAAGGACAATACCTCACGTCACGATTTGCTGTCATCATCGTTCCCGCTGCCGGTCTGTAGTACGAGATAGTAAAGGTGGTAGAGACTGTCTATCGCGAAAGCAAAGATAGCCCAGGGGATTGTGCGACGTCAGAGAAATTGTATCATGGTTTATGCCGAGCCGGAACCAGCTTTTTGCCCCAGGCATCTTCGCGCCAATAGTCGAAAACCGTATTGCGGCGATACCCTCACACCGGGGATGCCAAATTCATTTTGGTCCTGAACCTTGTCGCCATCCTTGTCCTCCCAGACATAAAGTTCACGCCACCTTAACACTCTCTCCGGCCCAATTCCGACCGAATTCGAAGGCAGCGACATGCGGGCTCCTGCAATCAGGAGGGCGAGGAGGCCCTCCCAACTAGATGGCAGCTGTTATAAGAATGTGATCGCGCAAGGAAGGCAGCCGTACGGACCATGGAAATCGTTTCCAGGAAACTGCTTTACTCATGAAATCACATAGCATAGGGATGGCATGCATTCGTATTCGCATTCGCCTTCTCCATTCGCATCCTAATGCCGAATGAACGAAACGCCGTCCGCCTGTAAAACCAATACCCGATTACTATTGAAAGTCCTAAATTTTAAGAAAGACACCCGAAGAACTCGTCATCTCTAATTGTGCAGTACCCAATCAACTGGAAGTACGGATGCGGATGCGACAAAGGATGCAGAGGTCAGCGGATGAATACCATCCGGCGCGCTGCGTGGAAGGTTGGCGTGGTGATCTTGTAGAGATAGATGCCCGAGGACACCGTGTTTCCGGTGTCGTCACGGCCGTCCCACTCCACCCCATGACTTCCACCTTGTTCACGGCCCTTGATCAAGGTACGAACTTGCCGGCCCATGATATCAAAGATACAAAGTTCGACCTCATGCAAACCTGCTGGCAACTCGTACCGTATCGTCGTGGCGGGATTGAATGGATTGGGGTAGTTCTGCTGCAAGGTGAAAATCGAGGGTGCCAGCACCACGTTCTCATCCACACCAACGCCGTAATACTCGGCAATCCGCAGATCATCAAAGTGAAGCGTTCCGGAGGTCTGTCCGCCGGGCTGGTAGTCGAGTTGGATGCTGTCGAAACCGAGAATACCGTCCAGCTGTCCGTCGCCGAGCCAACTGCCGCAGGCTTCGCTGCTCATATCCCAACTGATCAAACGCCAGCCGTACCAGTCCACCGTGTACCATGGGCTCACTTCGTGGTACGCCGAGCCGATAGCCGGGAGATGATCATCCACAGCAAATCGGAAACGAGAGCCGCCGTTGTCGCCAAAGAGATAGACCTGGAGCCGCTGGTTCTTGTCAAAGGTGACCGATTT is from bacterium and encodes:
- a CDS encoding carboxypeptidase-like regulatory domain-containing protein; the protein is MNRLSGSITDAASEEPLPHCNVFLANTTMGCVTDLNGKFSLREIPDGRYQLVANRVGYHRYVIDIELPADSDRTWVIRLQQKPIEVGEVTVTATVPRQWQAQLSRFKKAFLGETRNASHCLIDNPEVLRFESDALQSQLIAYCDSTLHITNRALGYHLDIVLDSFHWGGLEGFYQIYPRFEPLIPESAREAEQWQENRARTWRGSFRHFITALARGRAEQEGFEIYLRDLEQNGRSMGERTFSQSIVEESAGRAVKMRFNGLLEVRFHSDEISMIRLKQNFVLIGDTGEVYPPLSVVLFGHWAKQRIADTLPLDFDGMALQH